In Argiope bruennichi chromosome 4, qqArgBrue1.1, whole genome shotgun sequence, a single window of DNA contains:
- the LOC129966430 gene encoding mucin-3A-like, producing MHTYPKYRPSTPHSTTPHASTPFTPHSTLHRTPPHHSLLTLHYTARLHTIHSSLYTTLHRTPPHLSLLTLHYTARLHTIHSSLYTTPHASTPFTPHSTLHRTPPHHSLHTTLHRTPPHHSLLTLHYTARLHTIHSSFYTTPHASTRSTPYFTQYRTFHSFKIYLLHDSHFKCHLPLHTIFTFCALPIPTNQQRSFHSHITHSSSPAALTPHITHSSSPAALTPHITHSSSPAALTPHITHSSSPAALTPHITHSSSPAALTPHITHSSSPAALTPHITHSSSPAALTPHITHSSSPAALTPHITHSSSLAALTPHITHSSSLAALTPHITHSSNLSAFEFASYVFGNILKIKQRKLLHTFIYPLCIIDLKFPTTFIPTFTFYIT from the coding sequence ATGCACACTTACCCAAAATACAGGCCCTCCACTCCTCACTCCACTACACCGCACGCCTCCACACCATTCACTCCTCACTCTACACTACACCGCACGCCTCCACACCATTCACTCCTCACTCTACACTACACCGCACGCCTCCACACCATTCACTCCTCACTCTACACTACACTACACCGCACGCCTCCACACCTTTCACTCCTCACTCTACACTACACCGCACGCCTCCACACCATTCACTCCTCACTCTACACTACACCGCACGCCTCCACACCATTCACTCCTCACTCTACACTACACCGCACGCCTCCACACCATTCACTCCACACTACACTACACCGCACGCCTCCACACCATTCACTCCTCACTCTACACTACACCGCACGCCTCCACACCATTCACTCCTCATTCTACACTACACCGCACGCCTCTACACGTTCCACACCATATTTTACACAATACCGCACTTTTCACTCCTTTAAAATTTACCTTCTTCATGACTCGCATTTCAAATGTCATCTACCACTGCACACAATTTTCACCTTTTGTGCATTACCCATTCCAACAAACCAACAACGGTCATTTCACTCGCACATTACCCACTCCAGCAGCCCGGCAGCTCTCACCCCACACATTACCCACTCCAGCAGCCCGGCAGCTCTCACCCCACACATTACCCACTCCAGCAGCCCGGCAGCTCTCACCCCACACATTACCCACTCCAGCAGCCCGGCAGCTCTCACCCCACACATTACCCACTCCAGCAGCCCGGCAGCTCTCACCCCACACATTACCCACTCCAGCAGCCCGGCAGCTCTCACCCCACACATTACCCACTCCAGCAGCCCGGCAGCTCTCACCCCACACATTACCCACTCCAGCAGCCCGGCAGCTCTCACCCCACACATTACCCACTCCAGCAGCCTGGCAGCTCTCACCCCACACATTACCCACTCCAGCAGCCTGGCAGCTCTCACCCCACACATTACCCACTCCAGCAACCTCTCAGCGTTCGAGTTTGCATCATACGTATTTGGCAATATTCTAAagataaagcaaagaaaattactTCATACTTTTATCTATCCACTCTGTATCATTGATCTGAAGTTCCCGACTACTTTTATACCAACATTCACATTTTACATCACCTAA